TTCGTCACAGTGATCATTCCAAACAACATACAGCAAGAACATGATCGATGGCAGAACTAATTTCAAAAAGTTGCATGTTAGAGGTGTTTCAGTGGGGGACTGTCAATGTGTCATATTTTCCCTTTAATTTCCAGCGATCCAGACCCGAGCAGTTTATGCCATTATCGCTTTGGATTACCGAATAGACAGGAAAAAATATCAGAATTACACTATTTTGTAAGAACTAAACTAGAGCTGGAAAATGGTAACGAATACTCGCTTATCCTCATGTTCGATCATTGTCCCGGGTAATAAGTCCACCGTAGTCGACTAGTATGACGTGGGCAGTCCGGACGGACGTTCGTGATGGACACTGCACACTGTCATGATGTGATACTCATCGTTAGTTGGATATCTAATTATTCCGTATACGTTTCATACCTTCATAAAAAAACACTTCTATATTTCATTGGAAATGCCATGTAATTTTATtctgtcaatattttattttcaattaaaaacacaaattttacatgttcattattattttcaatgttaAGTTATCTTCGAAGTCACTAAATAAGGTCGAACATTAAACTCGAATTTGAATGGATATCTTtgtaattcaattcaatttttcCTTACCAATCGTTCGTTTGCAACATAATTTACACAAAAACGTAAAAATTGTCTTAAATATTAGAGTGAATGTCATGAAAACCAGAAATAGGAAAGCAAATACATCTAACAAGAAGTACTGGAAAACATTCAGATTGAATGCTTCGGTTCGAAGATGTTGTCCGCCATCTTTGATAACATGTTCGATCCAGAAGACGGCCGTATCCCCTGGCAACATGGGCTTGTCTCTATGGATTCGAGCTAGGTGCATGGCATTTTCTTTATATCTGAAAAGATAATATATAAAAGTCgctaaaaaaacaacaacattgtttTAGCTTGGAATAATGAATGAACTataataattattgatattgatatggaTATTTAAATGTAACACTTACTGCCTGACTATGAGAGCACTAGTTTATTACCCCTAGGGAAACTTTGAATAATTGCTATAAACCTGTAAGAGAGGTAACATGgcgtctactagtgcccgaataagggcAGGTAATAAGTGTCTTATAACACATTGTATTTTCAAGTATGTATACGTATTCTTTCTATAGTGAAAGCAAATCACTGGTATGACTCCCATGCTACATTAATAGTGCCCTAGGggaaatagaaaatgaataGTGGCCGCTGTATACAAATTGAGGTCACTGCGGGTCACTAGTCCGTACAACATGACACGATCTAAGCCAATTATTGATGGATGTATGAAAACGATGCGTTACAAATACTTTTAGTGTACAGATATCTGGAATTATACCAATCTCGTGACATATGACTTTTGGCACGACTCGTCTTCCAGTCCTGGTGTCTGACAAGGCCCCTATATGAATAGTATCTTCCGTCAGCTGAACAAATGTCGTAGTATGGTATCTAATTATTAAACATCGGACAAAATGTCAATCTAGGTTTAATAATAAGagttatttacatttcataataaACTATGGAAGGACAGTGCATTCATATATAGGATTTACCAATAGGGATAACATCGGAAGAGTCGAAGAAAAAATGCGGCGTCATTCAGGGAAGGTCTTAGCTAAAGATACCTTTCCCGTGCTTCTATTGTCACAGTGATTTTCTGAAGACGATATTATTAAAGTTAACCTGAATACGAGAACATCATGACATGGGGATATTTTGTCCCTTGGATACAGATCGAGACATTACTTTTATTTGCATTGTAGTGCAATAAAGAAAACATTGGATACTTgacaagtatgcaaatgagcgcgCGACCCTTCCATCACAGTACGCGAAACCACTGCAAAACCACATGCACTATGATGCTAGAGAAAGTGCGGCCGCAGAGAAAACCGCAATATTAAATTGTGCGAATACATTACACCTGTACTCATACGTCACGTCATAGGGTGCTGTTTTACTGCCACACACACATGAGCTTGTTTTATGCGCATACTCACACTGGCTTCTCGACGACGGTCTTGATAGCACTGAAGAGTTCATCTGAGGTCAATGTACCGATGTTCACAGTGACAGCCATACCCTTACTTGTGAGTCTGACACAGTTGTCATAATGATCACTATACAACGGTATCCCAACCACTGGCACGCCGTGAAAGATAGCTTCATAGATTCCGTTCAAACCACCGTGTGTAATAAATGCTTTTGTTTTTGGATGACCTGaaatttttaaacaatttttttagctCAAACCCTGGAAATATATTTTCTCCTACTTTTGGTCTGTGACCATTTTTCTCGAAAATACTCAACTCCACGCACACCCAGATACGTGTATCAAATGGTATACCCCTTAGATGATGTCTTCCACAATTAGCTATTTTGGGGAAACTAATTTTGCGTGTATGTGGCTCGAATATTTTATATCATGCGTGATTTCTAAAGGTTTGATATGATTAGTGGACCATGTACAACAATAATTTCACATACATCAGTGACATTTTGTTGCAGATGTTAATACGATTTAGTTGTTAATAATATTTAGAAGGCGTGATCATTGTCCAAAATTATGTGTATATACCATGAAATATCATTGATATTGATGATGTTCGATTGACTTGTCTTTTCGCCAAATGTGGCATGCGAAATGGCCTATCCTGAATATTGCCATTTTGATTGGCGTATACTGGTCATgtgatataataataacaacaaatcTTTTAATAATATCTCGTACCTAAAATGTCGTTTTGTGGCATCCATTTGGTCAACTTGGTATTGTTACCCAAACTTTTAGGTGTTTCTCCTTCATATCTCATGACAACTTTCTGAGGTAGTCTGGCCAACGCTGCTGTCAGCATTTCAGCCACTTCCATGTCAGATCCAGGATTCACTAGTGAACCAAAGGAAAACACTACGATTCCATGGTCAGCAGAGTTGACAAACTCTTCCCATTCCTAAGGAATAACAAacacccaatctgattaaaatctgatgttagataggctggttttcctgtatttacctttattccatcgttattgcgtcttttacgttagtttttttttctgggcgaacgatggaataaaggtaaatacaggaaaaccagcctatctaacatcagattttaatcagattgaacaaaCACCCGTCATAACCGgtttttaatcaatcaatatatgtaATGGGTATATGTGTGCGTGATGAACAGTGGGCGGAGGACTCGGATGGGAGGGAAGTGGAGGGGAGGAGAGGGTGTAGTCTCAAACCGATTAATGGAATAAGTCATCACTCTGGTAATTTGCTTAAAAGTTGTACAAAAACATGTGTTAGTGACATTTTCTTACACTTCAACCCCGCCCCCTCAATTGGTCAGAATGAAATAtcatcataaacaaatatgttgATGCATGCAACCAGAcgataataatgaaatcatttgCACACTGGTGACAATTACAACATTAGCCGTACCTCTTTTCAAAATTTAGTCTGGCTGTTGGATTACGCCTGAAGTTCTCTAATTTTGGTTGCTTTCGACGACAGAGAAATATCAAACATACCAGCTTCACTATCCGTCGATATGGGGATGCTTCTTTTGCAGCAAAGGGGTCTGCTAATGTTACGTCGATGACCAGCCTTATATCTCATACTGTATTGTCGATATACACAAACCCGTCCCCAGCTATTGTAATGGTAACTCTTACTATTTACATCATACCAAAGTGAAGTATTCACCACTTCAAATCTGACAGGTTTACTGGTTGATGTTAAGTACACGTCGAGGTTTTGTACATTAATTATAAATCAACATTTCCACTCatggtgtttttgtttattctCTGGGTAggagtttttattttatatctATGAACACGGGGTCCATGAACACTCATTCTTGTACGAACAAAAACCTTTGAACCTGGGCTCATTTATGTCGCTAATACAAGGGTCAAGTAGCCATCGTCTATGTAAACATAAAGCATGCCCAGATTAAAATGCATGATGTGTTTGAGTGGTGCACATGATCTCtgaaaatgttgcaatttttgtaCTCTCTACCTAACACATTTAAGACGTACTCACGTTACTTAATGGAGACGCTTCATTAGCCATCAATCCACCGAGGAATACTGTATTTGGCATTATAGGTCGGGGGAATTCAAGTGCCCAATCCACAGCAAATAGATACAGTTCTGCACTCCCCAAAGATTCTCGTATACCTATCTCTGGTTTGATATTGTGTATCTGTTTTAACTCGTCGTATGTTGAAAGTAAGAACATGTTCATGAAGGCAAAACCCACAAGGTTGACAATAAAGTTATTCAAACGCTGCACGAAGTCCATTCTGTCAGATAGGCCTGACATCATTGCAGGGACATAGGATATTGGTGATGGCATATTGATGATGTACGAATCCCCGGGACAAATGGGTCGATTGGTGGAAATCGTGACAAATGGGAGAGAAAGTTTCTGTGCGATAATGGCATGACAAAGTGCAAAATTATTTGCGACAATGATATCGAACTTGGCAGATTCTAGTCGTTCGAACAGCTTCTCGTTTCCAAGCAGTTGTTTGCAGTCGTCTAAAAGTCCGTTTGCTAGGATCATGGTGTCTTTAACCTCAAACTGACCTTTGAGAGCTTTAGATAGAAAC
This portion of the Glandiceps talaboti chromosome 7, keGlaTala1.1, whole genome shotgun sequence genome encodes:
- the LOC144437948 gene encoding UDP-glucuronosyltransferase 2C1-like, which codes for MALSRHVVILALLGFQYVSCYKILLLPGLSVSSHYLYMSKVGEHLANAGHDVTCLLGENHNDLKKTPQTRKLFTFEKYHTTIDKAVFAKLDSAFLSKALKGQFEVKDTMILANGLLDDCKQLLGNEKLFERLESAKFDIIVANNFALCHAIIAQKLSLPFVTISTNRPICPGDSYIINMPSPISYVPAMMSGLSDRMDFVQRLNNFIVNLVGFAFMNMFLLSTYDELKQIHNIKPEIGIRESLGSAELYLFAVDWALEFPRPIMPNTVFLGGLMANEASPLSNEWEEFVNSADHGIVVFSFGSLVNPGSDMEVAEMLTAALARLPQKVVMRYEGETPKSLGNNTKLTKWMPQNDILGHPKTKAFITHGGLNGIYEAIFHGVPVVGIPLYSDHYDNCVRLTSKGMAVTVNIGTLTSDELFSAIKTVVEKPVYKENAMHLARIHRDKPMLPGDTAVFWIEHVIKDGGQHLRTEAFNLNVFQYFLLDVFAFLFLVFMTFTLIFKTIFTFLCKLCCKRTIGKEKLN